CATGGTGGTTGCACAGGTAGAAGCTGACGGGCGTTTTCACGTTCTGGACCGCGCCAAGGAAATGGTGCGCCTGGGGCACCGCACCCTCGCCAGTGGGTCGCTATCGGCAGAAGCCATGAACATCGGCATCCGGACTCTTTCGGCGTTTCGGACGTTGGCTGAACGCCAAGGGGTGGTGCGGTTCAACGCCGTCGCCACCAGCGCGGTGCGCGAGGCTAAGAACGGCGGCGATTTCATCCAGCGGGTGAAGGACGAAGTGGGATTGCGGGTCAAGGTCATTCCCGGACGAGAGGAGGCCCGGCTCATCTATCTGGGGGTCCGCCACGCCATCGATCTGCGCCGGCAAGACACCCTCATC
The sequence above is drawn from the Candidatus Binatia bacterium genome and encodes:
- a CDS encoding exopolyphosphatase, which encodes MRIAAIDVGSNSIHMVVAQVEADGRFHVLDRAKEMVRLGHRTLASGSLSAEAMNIGIRTLSAFRTLAERQGVVRFNAVATSAVREAKNGGDFIQRVKDEVGLRVKVIPGREEARLIYLGVRHAIDLRRQDTLI